In Euphorbia lathyris chromosome 10, ddEupLath1.1, whole genome shotgun sequence, the DNA window AAAGGAAATCGCTAGTACAACGCAACTTAAAATACTACACAAAAAAACAGACACAAAACGCAAAAAAGTCCAATCTCCTACGACGATACGTTGGCACGATCAGGATTAGGAATGGCCTCAGCATCCATTAAAGCTTGGTGCACTATCCGCCAATCAGTACATTCATCCGTATTATGCCCATTCTTCCTATGATACAGACAGGCTTTCCCAACGTGCGTCACTCGATGCGCCGGATCTGCCGGAATAGGCCCTAGAAAGCCCTGCCTAGAAAATTCAAGAAAAACCACGCTACGAGGCTTCAAAGGATCGACGAACATCGGTCCATAGGGACGAGTCGGTGAAGCATGGCGTCCAACACGCTGGTTTTCCATTTCAGGAGGAAGATTCATCACCCTGTCGAGCTCATCGGTAAGAAGCCTCCTCACCCATGCAGGATGTGGATTCGTTACGGGCACGACCGTCTCGTCAGGGTTCAGAAAACTAATTCCGTCCTGCGACCAAGCCTTCTTCTCAGTCGAAGACAAGGCACTGACAATCACGTCACACGAATCTGTCGCAGATCCAGTATAGGGAGCGGAACTCTCACTCTCCCCGTTTTGGCTTCTTCGTGAAACACCCCAATTCATCCACACCGGGGAGGCATATCGCACCTTTCTGTCAAGATCATGATCATCCCTTGGCGGACAATACACATAAGGGTGAGGCATCGCCGAGATTGCTTTCTGCACCTTAAACACCTTAGCAGAATCCACGATATCCCGAAGCGACATCACACAAAAATGGGGCTAAACAAGCGCCTAAAAATACAAACAAACGAAGCAAGGACACCCCATAAACGAAGAGCACAAACACAAACCaactcctatttatagcaagAATAGACAAGACATGACAAACACATCACAGAACCTCAAATCAAATCAACATGCACAATGATGTTCAAACTTAGCTGCCAAAAGATCCCCAAAGATTCAAACCGTACAAAAAATTATTACATCTTTGAATCAAAGAAACAAAAGGAGCATGCTATCTCCATCTACAATTATTTCTTCTTAAAACGGCCACAAAACTCTACGGCTTTCGCCTGGGCAGCTTTATCATACACATTCGGAGAGAATATGACCTCCGAAGGAACCTCATACCCGGCAGAATGAGCAGCAGCAATAAGCATCATTcgatccattttgatcagcttcTCCTCGCGTTGTCCCGCGAAGGCACGCAAATCGCTAGCTTCTTTCCGAGCCACCTCAAGTTCTCGCTTGAGTCTCTCATTCTCATCGGACAACGCAACTGCTCGCCTAGCTCTCTCGCCGACCTTCTCCTTCACTCGACGGGTCCATAAGATGGCCACCTTAAGCAAAACCTTGTAGGAACGGAGCTCCTCAACATCATGTGCCAATCTCTTCGACAGCTCCACTCGGCCCCCTGTCTCCACTTTAAGCTGCTCGGTCAGCACTGCAATCTCGCCCTCACGACGCTCCAACAACTCTCCGGCGGTGGCTAACTTCCCATTCGCCGCTTCCAGCTCCTTCACAGCATTCCGCAAACCTTGCTCCATATCCCGAAACAAATTCTCATCATTCACACACATGTCAAATACCGTGTTAGCATTTTGAATGGCATGCATAAAGATACACAAATCAGGACACGATCATTAGAAACAAACCTGAACGAGCATGTCAAGAGAACTTACCACACCAAGCGCCGATAAAGTTTCCACACCGAGGTTCATTTTGGACACACCATCCATTCGGTGAACTTCTCTGGACACCTTAGCAACACGAGCCATCGCCCGTGCAAGGTCCGACGTTGCCATGTCAGAGTGCACCGACAACCCCATAACGTATTCCCAAAACTTGGCAATCTTTGTGTCCATTCTTTTCACCATCTCTGGGTGATCACCTACCCGATCCATCATCTCCACTGAAAGCTCGGCCCCGCCATCAGTACACGCTCGCTTAGAGCCATCGCTTGCCCCAACAGTATCATCACCAGCGCATACTTTTTCACCTTCAAGTACAGCCACTGCCTTGCCTTTCTCTTTCTTACGCTTCCGAGTAAGCACTCCCTGAATCTGGTTATCGACCTGTTACGGTTCAGCAGCCATCACCTCCGCAGTTTCCTTTGCCTTGCTTTCTAGCACGGGCATACCTTGCGGTATGTCACCAGTCACTTCAGTATCCTCGTGCGTAGCAAGCACCCCACCTATGCTCTGAACCACTTGGTTCGCATCCTCAAGCGAAGAGAAGGAGGCCAGGGAACCTGATGCACCGGCAAATGCTTCCTCCGCAGTCTCCAGGCCAACACCAAACTCATTCGGGTCAAAATCCATACTCACGCGAGGATCACCTGGACCTGCATAAGTAGCAACACGGTCAGTATATTTCAAGCAAACACATGAAACACATGCAAAATAAAACACACAACCCAGACCCCTCACCTACGACAGCGACATTCACGGTTATCGCCTCCAACTCCGCTAGTTCTCCGGTTGAAAAGTTATACCCATATTTCCACTTCTTGAAATCCGCCGGCGACCAGCTAGATAGCTGAGCCATTCGCCACTGGTTCCAGATGTAATACCATGCGGCAAGAAAATGACCAACGAGCTCATCCACATCCTTCTTACGTTCTTTATCCGTCGGCAGCCCCTTTAGGTACTTCACGAGATGCTCTTCCGATGGCAACATCTGGCGCGGTTTTAACCACTGGCTAGAATCTATGGGATCCCCATTCCATGAAACCCGGAAAGGGAAGTCGCCATCCAGCTTCCGCACCAGGAAGTAGCGATGCCGATACTCGAGAACCTTATCCTTCAAACCGCCAAGAACCTTGAATTTTTGGTGCGAGAAGGTCATATGTTGTGATCGGGGTCCCTTATTCGGGCGAAAGAACTCGCGAAACACCAGCCCAGTAGCTCGATATCCAGCCGATCGGCATCGCGAGTAGAAcgccaccatcatcctccacccATTTGGATGGATCTGCCCGGGACATAAGTCGTACTCCTTCAGTACCTCCacaaaaaagggaagaagaggtaGCCGCATCCCTGACTCCAACTGCTCCTCGTACACAACCAGCTCATTTGCTCCACCCGTATGATGAGCAcgatcatcttcttcaagcgCAACCAACTCGTATGGCTGCCCTAGTCGGTACACTGCAGAGATGGCGGCCAAGTCCGCAGACACTATGATACTATATGCATCATCCATCGAAAAGGACTCCGGTCTCTTCGGGCGTTGCCTCCCCTCATAGCGTTTACCATCAACACTAGTCACACCCGGTGACCGCGTCCACACTCTCTCACGCATCTCTTCGTAAATCAAGGCTAAGGGCCGGTCTTTGGTAATCACGCCCTCCGGTACAACCACAGTCACTTCAAGAACGCCGGCGGCAACTCCTCCTAATGGCCGCTCAACACTGGGTGCCTCACGCACCACGGcggttttccttttctttccaaCAGCAGCACCACTCTCCCCTTCCGTCCCTACTCGCCTTTTTCGTTTCGCAGATCGCGTTCGAGAGGCGTCACGAAGCGTAAAGTCACCCGGTGTCACTGACGGCAGTCGCTTTAAGGCTCCCCgcgaagaaccctctgacatactcTCCCTCCCAAGAAAAACAAACGAAATAACAACGAAAGAGAAAAGATGAAAAAGAGGCACAACTAACCTCAAACGACGTCACGACAACAAGGAGAAACCGCCCTCAAACGACGCCACGAGCAGACGAACCCGATACTCAGCAAATTTCGACAAGCAACGGAACGCAGACCACAATGACGGCAAGGAAGCAAGGAATCCAAAGAAAGAAGTTGTCTAAGAATGCACACCGAGTGAGAATttgcaaaaagaaataataccttCTCTCTTATATTTATATCTCAAACGGGGGCGCCGGCGGAGCACGGTATCCAACGATGCTTTACGGCGCGTGCAGGAGCATTAATGTACAAGAATTTAATTCTGCGTTAAAAACTAGGAGCGCATGCTGAAGTTGAAAGGATCTTTTGTCTCGCGAAGCGAGCAGCGTTTTCCAAGCTTACCCTCCGCTCACTAGGCGAACACAAGGCTCCCAGGTTCCCAACTACTCCTCGCATGCAATACTCGGTATGCATgaccggggggggggggggactaCCTGATTCAGAATATCTCATTGGTCCATTAGGCCCATGGGCCCGGCGGGCTGAAGGGCGAGAGGCCTCAAAGGCCCAAGAGGATTCACTATAAATAAGGAGGAGGCAACCAAGGCAAAGGGACCGGGTAACAGActctttaactcattttgaaTATATTATCAATACTCTCGAGCGACTAACtatcttgatcgtcggagtgttcCCAGGGACCGCTCCCCGCACAGAGACGACCCTCGAGGAACACGAGCACCCCCCGAAGAGAGCTCGGATCACTGTTCCGCGTATCCTAATTAGAAACTATATAATAATTTCTGAAATATAAATTAACTAGTACAATACGTTAAACTAGTTTTTGTATgtgtgtttttttaattaaagattgaaGGTCAGTAAAAAAAATAGCACTAGACATCCCAACATGGTTGGAATCACCTGAAAACTGCAACAATATCCGGcccaaaattttattaaaaagcaaaagaaaactTATAAGAAATATAGGATTAACAAGCTTCTGAAAGTTTCCGTAAACAACAACCTACTTACAAAATCGAAACTGGCTAAATCCAGCTCGATCCTCATaaagaaaagaatcaataaaactaggGGTAGAAGACCGCCAGAGACACTCAGGGGCTGACAAGCCTTGCTGAGCTAGTCTATCCGCTAGTTTTTGTATGTATTGCTAATCTATCCACTTAATCTACTAGTTTAAGTGTATGTTTGGTTCTCCTCTTCGTAgttcttttttttgttatttgtaactccaaacaataaaataaaagtatttaattaaatttgaagaaaatttaattttagctattttaaaagaaaaatcagTTAACTTCTAAGAGCTATTGATAGAAGCAAACaactaacaataataataagCAAGTAGATTTAGCAATACAAGTAAACAcgtaataacaacaataaaggGTACATATGAATAGCTAAGCTAAATGCACCCTAGATAACCATCCTTTCAAAAATGACGTTTTTTAGGAAAttagttttatttcaaaatgtttttttttttaatctctaAAAATTTATAGaatgaatattaatttttttattaatttatttttgtatttattattttaagaaaaaagtATTTGTTTCATTTATGAAAAAATAGTATATAAAAAAAGCTTAAATATACATTTTCAGTATTATAGATCGTAATAGAGTAATAATAGACATTGCTTGAAACCGTTTTTGACACAATGACGAGAAACAAACTCCACtcaaaattgattttaaaaACTTTTTCTACATAAATGACTTCATAATCCTTCAATGGGTCACATCTATATGATGATAGATAAAACACTTATATTTTTTTACGAAGAAAAACATGACATCACTACCTATATAggggaaaaaaacaaaaaaagctctaaataaaagaaaaaccatCAAACTTATCATAGTAATATATTGATCAACAATTTGATTCAATAAAACCAGAAAAAAACCACAAAACTTCGATGAAAAAGTTGAGAGCTCCTTAATAATTAGTGTCTTTTATTTTGTTCTAAGAGCTCCGCTTTCTTGTATTTATTGTTGATTACAATATAATTAACAAAgtgattaatattttaattaaacaaatttagaaTTAAGATTTTTTTAGCCATTCTCTATAATATCTACAAGATTCTAAAATGATATTATTTCAAAGATAATATGATCAATTAAAATTGACAGTTAAACATTTCAAGtcttttaagttaaatatcTCGACTTCAAATCCTTATGCATACATAAAACTTTAATTGCGATAAAATCCATCTTAGAAGTATCTAATAAGTCTCGAATCGAGTAATCagataaattatattaaaaaaaacacgaaGATAAAGATAATTAACCTATAAATTAGTAAAAAGGGAATGTTGATAAGCCTCTAGTACTTACaatttttaaagcaaaaaatgaagATTTTTGCCAAATGGGAAAGCTTAGAAGCTTTAACATATTGATGTTAATTGCATTAATTTACAAAAAGAGAAAATCCCAGATATGGAAATTTGAAGATCATCCAAAATTAGTTCCTTTTTCAGTTCCAAAATCCTTCTTCTAATCAAGCCACTTGTCACCTTGATATATCATAGTTTTCAGAATAGTCTATCTGATCAATTTCCCACCTCAATTTTGAAGCTACCCTTTCATGGCAGGGCACATATTCctgttaaataataataaaatataattagtaCCATCATTTTAATAACACGATTTACAAAAATAACCCGCGTCAGTTTATCAAATGCATCATAGTTAAAATTGGACTACAAAAATTTGaagatttttttaaatatgttcTGTTATACCCTAACCGAACCTAACTGATTTAGTTCGTGTTGGACTAAACCGAATCGAAATGTCATTTCTGAAATATTTTACCTCCAATTTTTTGACTAAGTCCTTTGCATTTGGGGCAGAAAGAATGATGTTTCTAGCAGTTGGGTTTATGAATCCTTCTTCCACAGCTTTGTCAATAAATGAGAGCAAAGAATTATAGTATCCATCAACATTCAGCAATCCCACCTTCAAAAtgtcaataaaataataaaaaaaagaattagtttttaatcTCTAACGTTTAACACGAGCATTAGTTCGTTGACACGGTATCAGAAACTGAATCGAAGATGGAAATTTTACCGGTTTGTCATGAATTCCGAGTTGAGCCCAAGTTATAACTTCAAGTAATTCTTCTAGAGTCCCATAACCACCTACATTTTTAAGCCACATATAAGTCGTTTTAGGaaagaaaacaattcaaatttgatcatttgagTATTTACAATCACCAATTCAGAAACATCAATGAAGAAAATTATAcattttactataaagtttATATCTTTAACCTCTTCCCATTAAATTAATGTAACCCGGTATCCTAACAAGTCTATATTAGagtccatgtgaacactactgaCTGAACTAAATCTCCTGTCAGAAATGTTGAGAAAGTAAGTCACTATATTATAGGATGTATTTCTAGCACATATAAATGTGTTTTAAAACCGTGTGATTCATAGGTGTGCATCGGTTCACAAACAAACTGAATAGGATATAAAACCGAAATATAACCAAACAAATATTTCGGTTTTAAATGGAAATAcccaaatttatataaaaataaaaataaccaaTAAAATTCACTGTAATTTCTCAACTAATTTACCTTAACAACAAGCAAAAACTTAAACTACTttaaaaataaacataatttgaattattaactcaacaaaaaaaatcaatttctagAAATAAATGtgtgtatatgtatatacatataaatgcaTAATATGAGTCTTTTGattaggtttttttattttttcatttttttatctgAACCAAACTGAAATATACCTAAAACATAATCGATTCCGAACCGAACAATTagaaaaaccgaaccaaaaaccaAATTGAGTCGGTTCGGTTCAATAATCCAGTTTTATGAATAATGCACAACCCTAATATAACCTAAAGAATATGACTTGGATCAAAACGGACAATATTTACGAACTATTAATATTGTTATTATTAGGGAGAAAAAGGGAGGAAGGGGTTGGATGGGGTTTGGTCAAGTATCAATTTCTCTTGACTTAAAATGGTCTGTGAAAAAATCAGGTCATAATTACCCTCATCTTATCATGTTACAGAGAGAAAATGACCTTTTTTCTTTATAAAGTTTAAAACTTTGGTTTGTGGGGATTCCATGAAAAGTAGTAAAAATGACAAATTTACCCCTGATGATGATTACCCTGTGGGGGTGGGGGTGCAGCAGGTACTAGTTAGCTAACTATTTTGCTTGAAATGTTGTGTTCTCTCTGTGTGTCTCTTGCCCTTAATATGCTAAGGAAATAAATGAGTTCAGTCACATTTAAAGCTATACACAGTTGTTATCTGCTCTAATTTTCAGTGTAAGATGTTGATGTCTCAAGAAAGAACTAACTAGGGACTCAAACTCCctactttttttttagtttttgggGGTAAAGTCTCAAAACTTTATCTTAATTTAGACTTCACATGTTCTTTTCACACTTCTAAAATATCTCCATGTGTCCGCCTTTTCACCGTAACATTGACGTGACACACAAAACAGTTGACTATAGGTCTTTTGTTGATTAAGGGTGTGTTTGGTTACTGACTTTTCATCTAATGTTTGTCATTTCACTTTAAAAGACAGAGTTTGAGGTGCTTGGTTAGACACTTCCTTATGATTAAGGGGAGGTTTTGGTTgattaagggggtgtttggttacctAATTTTCACCTCCTGTTGAACTTTTAACTTTAAAATGCAGAGTTTGAGGTGTTTGGCTGTTTGACTTTTATAGCtcaaaagtagctttttacaaaagcaggaaaaaacaacattttccaaaggcaaacaggagcagGAACCAATAAacagtaacagcaaacagcaagtAGCCAAACGGGTCCTAAGAGCCGTTGAGATGAGTCGTCTCCCAATTAAAGTTCGGATTTCGATTAAACTGAAATGTGGTCTCTAAACTTGGTAATGAAAAGCATCTTAGTTGATTTAAAGAAAGCATTTTGGTGAAAGTGAGGTATGATTATAGAAACCTGGTAAGGCAATAAAAGCATCTGAGTGCTTAGCCATCTCTGCTTTCCTTTGATGCATATCTGCTACTGCCTTCACTTCCCCTACTGTCTCACCAGTTAGCTGCAAAAGGGtacagaaaaaattaagaaaatattaaagtTTGAAGGATtgaattgaataaaaattaaatcttgGAGGGTTCTACAGCAAAGCAATGCAAAGTAATGATGACTGTTTGTTGCAGGACTTAATCCTCAGAGTTTCAATTTCAGCAACTTCCTTCCTATCCAGTTATTTTTTGCAAATAAAGCAACAAAAAGAAATTCCAATTCTGAATGAAGCcaagaaagaaaaacacaacAACAAAATTGACCACAGAAAGAAAGCAGAAAGTAGAAAAAGTAGAGGCCCCAAATCTGTATTATCATCAAGGATCAAAATGCCCCTTCAAATTATGATCCAGCCCATTCCCTCCTTAAATTAACTCGGAATTGACGGATATTAGATATTAAAATTGATTGTATTTAGACTGAATTGATACCTAAACTTCGATGACGTCCCTTTCTATTCCAAATTTAGGAGTCATTTTCAGGACTAATGCCCCCAAATCTGTATGAAAAAGGTATGGTGGGAAGAGGCAACAACTCAAAGGATAAGGCCATTAAAGAATTGGTCACAAGAATATCTAGAGAAAGAGGTTAATTAATTGCTAATTTTTGTGTTTGTTTGCTAATTAAGTATCTATTCCAAAGACAAAAAGAAATCTTGAGAAACAAAGAGAAAATGActgaaaagagagagagaaaaggaggTAAAAAGTAAGGAAAAAAGCAGAGAAATGAATCAAAAATGTTTGaaatgaaagaaagaaagaatgataaaaaaGATAGAAGCCTTTTATTGCTGGTAGTAGCAGACATACCTCTCGAGGCATGAGCGTCTTGGGAATAACTCTGCAGCAGGGGACAAGAACATGACAAAAGataaacaataataagctctaatggCCATCAAGATGATGAAATGAAACCCCCCCAAAAAAACCCAATTCATTGATTTTGTTTTCTTAATCATTTTCTTACCCAATAACATGGCGACCACCATCATGAACAGCTTGAGATACCAAACCCATCAAACCAATGCTTCCTCCTCCATACACCAAATCAATGTTCCTTaaaacctgcaaaacaaaacccctaaaatGAGCATTTCTGATATGGGTATGACCTCAAATCTCATAAAAATGTCATCTTTGTACAATCCAATCTATCTTAACATAATGGAATTTTAACCAAAACCCACAATCATATCAGTTTCAAGACACTAAAATGAGCCTGAAAATGGAATTTTCTGATGTGACCTCAAATCtcataaaaaaatgtattactTATCCAATATAATTGAAGCAAGTAGCAATATAAGTTTCAAGCAAAACCCACAATCATATCACCTTCAAGACACTAAAATGAACCTGAAAATGTAATTTTCTGATGTTGGTATGACCTCAAATCTCATAAAAGTGTGTATAACTATAGTTTTCAAGCAAAACCCACAATCAAATGAGCCATTTCTGATATGGGTATGAGCTCAAATGTCACAAAAATGTCCTTTTTATACAATCTAATCTATCTTAACAAAATGAATTGAagttgaagcaaaagaaaagaaaacccaTATTGATAAATGCAGcagagaagaacaagaacaagaaagaTATACCAATTCCTGGCCAAGCTCAATAGCAGCATCTTGGTAGCTAGTCTTCTTTCCATGACTACTACCACAAAAAACACAAACCCTTTTGAACCTAGATGAAGTTTGCCTAATTTCAGTACCTTCAACTTC includes these proteins:
- the LOC136209949 gene encoding cytokinin riboside 5'-monophosphate phosphoribohydrolase LOG3, encoding MEVEGTEIRQTSSRFKRVCVFCGSSHGKKTSYQDAAIELGQELVLRNIDLVYGGGSIGLMGLVSQAVHDGGRHVIGVIPKTLMPRELTGETVGEVKAVADMHQRKAEMAKHSDAFIALPGGYGTLEELLEVITWAQLGIHDKPVGLLNVDGYYNSLLSFIDKAVEEGFINPTARNIILSAPNAKDLVKKLEEYVPCHERVASKLRWEIDQIDYSENYDISR